In Longimicrobium sp., a single window of DNA contains:
- a CDS encoding M56 family metallopeptidase: MSEAAAFLLLKSSLVLIAAWVVVAGLRLRRASSAARHLVWTLAVCALLLLPLLSAGMPRWDVRWLRGLAPSALASAPWIPDGPLPQTPPSEPLTGATPAPAVDGALPEVRAAERPLAAGGYLAAGYGIGLALVLGWMMTGSAHLRRMAGQAEVVTDPEWLELMREVEWILEIPRPVRLLRSREASMPMATGILRPAVILPVGADGWAEDRRRVVLLHEAAHIARRDCLTQMFAALACATYWFHPAVWYAARQLRGERELACDDRVIAAGARPRDYAEHLLEIARSLRSPRLVGPATVSMARPSQLEGRLLAVLDEVRIRRTLPISLVLGACAVTGALVLPLAALVPSPPASGVAVAEQSALTTDLTGEFERIVPTASGKTLELDLGAASRVRIRGWDRGAVQVRGWSQEGSRALVAVGLEQSATGARLVTRGESRGAGAPGTHSLEIRVPTRYGIHIRGSGSSLEVSDLSGRLSGSTEGGVVRLAQVGGRVDLSTGGAGASVTDSRVDGRLLTGGGAADIRSNVGDLDLRAGGRTRVEPRGAPSAAREFRRGVRALTGVGRAALHLAEGSVFVDEADEGFDVETGRGDIVAGRVVGHAAARTAAGNVELRGVSGWAAVESGRGDIHVEMSGVRGANLTARAGGVTIVLPAAFAGSIDATSTAGRIESDFTLAQTSSPAGGERRSRAGAAGGRVTISATGPVRIRRASGARTR; this comes from the coding sequence ATGTCCGAAGCCGCTGCCTTCCTCCTCCTCAAGTCTTCCCTCGTTCTGATCGCCGCCTGGGTGGTGGTGGCCGGCCTGCGGCTCAGGCGAGCATCCTCCGCCGCGCGACACCTGGTTTGGACGCTCGCCGTGTGCGCGCTCCTGCTCCTTCCGCTCCTTTCGGCCGGTATGCCGCGCTGGGACGTGCGCTGGCTGCGCGGCCTCGCTCCCAGCGCGCTCGCCTCCGCTCCCTGGATTCCGGACGGCCCGCTGCCGCAAACGCCGCCCTCGGAGCCCCTGACCGGCGCGACACCGGCGCCGGCGGTCGACGGGGCGCTTCCGGAGGTGCGCGCGGCCGAGCGTCCACTCGCTGCTGGCGGATACCTGGCGGCCGGGTACGGGATCGGCCTCGCGCTTGTGCTCGGATGGATGATGACCGGCTCCGCTCATCTCCGGCGGATGGCGGGGCAGGCGGAGGTCGTCACCGATCCGGAGTGGCTGGAGCTGATGCGCGAAGTCGAGTGGATCCTGGAGATCCCGCGGCCGGTGCGCCTGCTGCGCAGCCGGGAGGCATCCATGCCGATGGCCACCGGGATCCTGCGTCCGGCGGTGATCCTTCCCGTCGGCGCGGACGGCTGGGCGGAAGATCGCCGCCGCGTGGTCCTGCTCCACGAGGCCGCCCACATCGCCCGGCGGGACTGCCTGACGCAGATGTTCGCCGCCCTCGCGTGCGCCACCTACTGGTTCCACCCCGCCGTCTGGTACGCCGCGCGCCAGCTTCGCGGCGAACGCGAGCTCGCCTGCGACGATCGGGTGATCGCGGCTGGCGCAAGGCCGCGGGACTACGCCGAACACCTTCTCGAGATCGCGCGTTCGCTGCGTTCGCCGAGGCTGGTGGGCCCCGCCACGGTCAGCATGGCGCGCCCGTCCCAGCTCGAAGGGCGTCTGCTGGCGGTGCTGGACGAGGTCCGTATCCGCCGCACGCTTCCCATCTCGTTGGTGCTCGGCGCCTGCGCCGTCACGGGCGCCCTGGTGCTCCCGCTGGCGGCCCTCGTCCCGTCCCCGCCGGCATCGGGTGTGGCGGTGGCGGAACAGAGTGCCCTCACCACGGACCTCACTGGTGAGTTCGAGCGGATCGTGCCGACCGCTTCCGGAAAGACGCTCGAGCTTGACCTGGGCGCGGCCTCGCGGGTGCGGATCCGGGGATGGGACCGGGGCGCGGTGCAGGTGCGGGGCTGGAGCCAGGAGGGGAGCCGCGCTCTCGTCGCGGTCGGCCTGGAGCAGTCGGCGACCGGCGCCCGCCTGGTGACCCGCGGGGAGAGCCGGGGGGCAGGCGCGCCCGGCACGCACTCCCTGGAGATCCGGGTGCCGACGCGGTACGGCATCCACATCCGCGGAAGTGGCAGCAGCCTGGAGGTCTCGGATTTGAGCGGTCGGCTGAGCGGGAGCACCGAGGGCGGCGTAGTGCGCCTGGCACAGGTCGGCGGGCGGGTCGATCTCTCCACGGGCGGCGCGGGCGCGAGCGTGACTGACTCCCGTGTGGACGGACGCCTGCTCACCGGGGGCGGCGCGGCGGACATCCGGTCGAACGTCGGGGACCTGGACCTCCGCGCCGGCGGCCGCACCCGGGTCGAACCCCGGGGGGCGCCTTCCGCCGCGCGCGAGTTCCGGCGGGGTGTCCGCGCGCTGACGGGGGTGGGCCGTGCGGCGCTCCACCTGGCCGAAGGCTCCGTCTTCGTCGACGAAGCGGACGAGGGCTTCGACGTGGAGACCGGCCGGGGGGATATTGTCGCCGGCCGCGTGGTGGGACACGCGGCGGCCCGTACGGCCGCTGGAAACGTGGAGCTGCGCGGAGTCTCCGGGTGGGCCGCGGTCGAGAGCGGACGTGGCGACATCCACGTGGAGATGTCCGGGGTACGCGGCGCGAACCTTACGGCGCGGGCTGGAGGCGTCACCATCGTGCTCCCGGCCGCGTTCGCCGGCTCGATCGACGCGACGTCCACCGCCGGGAGGATCGAGAGCGATTTCACCCTCGCCCAAACCTCGTCCCCTGCCGGCGGAGAGCGGCGCTCGAGAGCAGGCGCGGCCGGCGGGCGCGTGACCATTTCCGCGACCGGGCCCGTCCGGATTCGACGAGCGAGCGGCGCGCGGACACGCTGA
- the queA gene encoding tRNA preQ1(34) S-adenosylmethionine ribosyltransferase-isomerase QueA, protein MKGSRTSDYDFDLPPELVAQAPAERRDASRLLVVDRATGRRSHRSFADLLEYVPAGDALVLNETRVFPARLLGKRASGAEAEVFLLHPEGGDERTWRALVRPGAKLKPGRTVEIAEGFTVQILESTPAGERIVRLDTDLPVDDALQLHGEVPLPPYVERAAGPEDRERYQTVFARERGSVAAPTAGLHFTPELLAALEAKGVRIVRLVLHVGVGTFRPVEADDPAEHRMHSEWYSVPEESAAVLAEIRAAGGSIWAVGTTVARTLESVATEDGAVPAGSGWTDIFIRPPYRFRAVDHLITNFHLPKSTLLMLVSAFCGYDLAMETYREAVAERYRFFSYGDAMLLV, encoded by the coding sequence ATGAAGGGGAGCCGGACCTCGGACTACGACTTCGACCTTCCCCCCGAGCTCGTCGCGCAGGCCCCGGCCGAGCGGCGCGACGCAAGCCGCCTCCTCGTGGTCGACCGGGCCACGGGGAGGCGCTCGCACAGGAGCTTCGCGGACCTGCTGGAGTACGTCCCCGCCGGCGACGCGCTGGTGCTCAACGAGACGCGCGTCTTCCCCGCGCGCCTGCTGGGGAAGCGCGCGAGCGGCGCCGAGGCCGAAGTCTTCCTCCTGCACCCCGAGGGCGGCGACGAGCGGACGTGGCGCGCGCTGGTGCGTCCCGGCGCCAAGCTGAAGCCCGGCCGCACGGTGGAGATCGCGGAAGGCTTCACCGTCCAGATCCTCGAAAGCACCCCCGCCGGCGAGCGCATCGTCCGCCTGGACACCGACCTCCCCGTGGACGACGCCCTGCAGCTCCACGGCGAGGTCCCGCTTCCGCCCTACGTGGAGCGTGCCGCCGGCCCCGAGGACCGCGAGCGCTACCAGACCGTCTTCGCCCGCGAGCGCGGCTCCGTCGCGGCCCCCACCGCCGGCCTGCACTTCACCCCCGAGCTGCTGGCCGCTCTGGAGGCCAAGGGCGTGCGCATCGTGCGCCTGGTCCTCCACGTCGGCGTCGGCACCTTTCGCCCCGTCGAGGCGGACGACCCCGCCGAGCACCGCATGCACTCCGAGTGGTACAGCGTGCCGGAGGAGTCCGCCGCCGTCCTCGCCGAGATCCGTGCGGCGGGCGGCTCCATCTGGGCCGTGGGCACCACCGTCGCGCGCACCCTGGAATCCGTCGCCACCGAGGACGGCGCCGTTCCCGCCGGCTCCGGCTGGACGGACATCTTCATCCGCCCCCCCTACCGCTTCCGCGCCGTCGACCACCTCATCACCAACTTCCACCTCCCCAAGAGCACCCTCCTCATGCTCGTCTCCGCCTTCTGCGGCTACGACCTGGCGATGGAGACGTATCGCGAGGCGGTGGCGGAGCGGTACCGCTTCTTCTCGTACGGCGACGCGATGCTGCTGGTGTAG